The following are encoded together in the Brevinematia bacterium genome:
- the cmk gene encoding (d)CMP kinase: MKVMKKRTVKGDFSSVITIDGPVGVGKSTVARALSERLGYTYLDTGAMYRAFSLKVLRNGIPLENEKEIIRLLQKTRVWFDGNRVLLDGEDVSGAIRTKEIDSVVSYISAIPEVRRHIVAIQREIASGGKVVMEGRDCGSVVFPKAKYKFYLDASIEERVRRRLLDEKYRNQGLSPEEVRKSIELRDYLDKSRKDSPLRVPKGAILINTDGLRVEEVVDKIISYISSIR; encoded by the coding sequence ATGAAAGTGATGAAGAAAAGAACAGTGAAAGGTGATTTTAGTAGTGTTATCACAATAGATGGTCCTGTAGGGGTTGGTAAAAGTACGGTCGCTAGAGCATTATCTGAAAGGCTTGGGTATACGTATTTGGATACGGGAGCAATGTATAGGGCTTTTTCTCTAAAGGTTTTGAGAAATGGTATTCCGTTAGAAAACGAAAAGGAGATAATAAGGCTTTTACAGAAAACAAGGGTATGGTTTGATGGTAATAGGGTTCTTCTTGATGGAGAAGATGTCTCAGGTGCTATAAGAACCAAGGAGATTGATTCAGTTGTTTCGTATATTTCCGCAATACCCGAGGTAAGGAGGCATATTGTTGCGATACAGAGGGAAATTGCAAGCGGAGGAAAGGTGGTAATGGAGGGTAGAGATTGCGGTAGTGTAGTGTTTCCTAAGGCGAAATATAAGTTCTACTTGGATGCGTCAATTGAGGAAAGAGTAAGGAGAAGGTTACTAGACGAAAAATATCGCAATCAAGGACTTTCACCAGAAGAAGTAAGAAAATCAATAGAACTGAGAGACTATCTTGATAAAAGTAGAAAAGATTCTCCGCTTAGAGTTCCTAAAGGAGCGATTCTAATAAACACGGATGGATTGAGAGTAGAGGAGGTTGTGGATAAGATCATCTCCTACATAAGCAGTATTCGGTAG
- a CDS encoding PhoH family protein yields MKANIAFPRGIDPVMLSGVNDTNIKLIEKNFRVKIYLTDSAFVVVGDEEEVKAVRKVINSMIDLVNNDKIVSDDDMNIIIRQCKYQDPSKEIDLDNLLLKGVVVSRRGKVIKPKTLGQAEYMRAIEENDIVFSIGPAGTGKTYLATAMALNYLYRNLVTRIILTRPAVEAGESLGFLPGNLEEKVNPYLRPLYDSLFDMLGPEEYFTLTEKNVVEIAPLAFMRGRTLNNSFIILDEAQNTTKEQMKMFLTRLGFGSKMVVTGDITQSDLPKSKQSGLLHARNLFDNIEGIKIVYLTKDDVVRHELVKKIIELYESDEEKNSER; encoded by the coding sequence GAAGATATACTTAACAGATTCAGCTTTTGTGGTAGTTGGTGATGAAGAGGAAGTTAAGGCAGTGAGAAAGGTAATTAATTCAATGATTGATTTGGTGAACAATGATAAAATTGTTTCTGATGATGATATGAACATAATAATAAGGCAGTGTAAGTATCAGGATCCATCTAAGGAGATAGATCTTGATAATCTTCTTCTAAAGGGAGTAGTTGTTTCTAGAAGAGGAAAGGTGATAAAGCCTAAGACGCTTGGTCAGGCGGAGTATATGAGGGCAATAGAAGAGAATGACATAGTATTCAGTATAGGTCCTGCTGGAACTGGCAAAACTTATCTTGCTACCGCTATGGCATTGAATTACCTTTACCGAAATTTGGTTACAAGGATCATTCTTACAAGGCCGGCGGTTGAAGCTGGTGAGAGTCTTGGATTTTTGCCTGGTAATCTTGAGGAGAAAGTAAACCCCTATCTTAGGCCACTGTATGACTCTCTGTTTGATATGCTTGGGCCGGAAGAATATTTTACTCTGACAGAAAAGAATGTTGTAGAAATAGCGCCTTTAGCATTTATGAGAGGTAGAACCTTGAACAATTCCTTCATAATTCTTGATGAGGCGCAGAATACTACAAAGGAGCAGATGAAGATGTTTCTAACGAGGTTAGGTTTTGGTTCCAAAATGGTAGTAACTGGAGATATTACCCAGAGTGATCTACCGAAAAGTAAGCAATCGGGCCTTCTTCACGCAAGAAACTTGTTTGACAACATTGAAGGTATAAAGATAGTTTATCTGACTAAAGACGATGTTGTGAGACATGAGTTAGTTAAGAAAATCATAGAGCTTTATGAAAGTGATGAAGAAAAGAACAGTGAAAGGTGA